The Salmo trutta chromosome 22, fSalTru1.1, whole genome shotgun sequence genome contains the following window.
CTTAAACGTTCCATAGCTAGGAGATGTAGTCACCGTTGTTGGTACCGGTCCCTCTGACCATTGTTTTGAGAAACTTGTTTCACACTTGAATATTGTGTGTTTTATAGGATACTGTATTTCTTAGTGAACTGACTAATTTATTTGTGTACGTCTGTgtgtcctctctgttcctctctccccagtGTTCCCCAGGCTGTTTGTCCGTCTGCTCCTCAGTCCTCTGTTCCTGCTGTTGGTTCTGTCTCAGTGCTGTTTCTCTTCAGTCATCGCTGGCCTCGCCACCTTCCTCACCAAGTTCCTGGAGAGACAGTACAGCACGACTGCCGCTTACAGCAGTCTCCTCATAGGTCAGTACAGCACCACTGTCTCCTCATAGGTCAGTACAGCACCACTGTCTCCTCATAGGTCAGTACAGCACCACTGTCTCCTCATAGGTCAGTACAGCACTACTGTCTCCTCATAGGTCAGTACAGCACCACTGTCTCCTCATAGGTCAGTACAGCACGACTGCCGCTTACAGCAGTCTCCTCATAGGTCAGTACAGCACCACTGTCTCCTCATAGGTCAGTACAGCACTACTGCCCCCTCATAGGTCAGTACAGCACCACTGTCTCCTCATAGGTCAGTACAGCACCACTGCTTCCTCATAGGTCAGTACAGCACTACTGCCTCCTCATAGGTCAGTACAGCACCACTGCCCCCTCATAGGTCAGTACAGCACCACTGTCTCCTCATAGGTCAGTACAGCACCACTGTCTCCTCATAGGTCAGTACAGCACCACTGTCTCCTCATAGGTCAGTACAGCACCACTGTCTCCTCATAGGTCAGTACAGCACTACTGCCCCCTCATAGGTCAGTACAGCACGACTGTCTCCTCATAGGTCAGTACAGCACCACTGCCTCCTCATAGGTCAGTACAGCACTACTGTCTCCTCATAGGTCAGTACAGCACCACTGTCTCCTCATAGGTCAGTACAGCACCACTGCTTCCTCATAGGTCAGTACAGCACCACTGCCTCCTCATAGGTCAGTACAGCACCACTGTCTCCTCATAGGTCAGTACAGCACTACTGCCTCCTCATAGGTCAGTACAGCACCACTGTCTCCTCATAGGTCAGTACAGCACCACTGTCTCCTCATAGGTCAGTACAGCACCACTGTCTCCTCATAGGTCAGTACAGCACCACTGTCTCCTCATAGGTCAGTACAGCACCACTGCCTCCTCATAGGTCAGTACAGCACCACTGTCTCCTCATAGGTCAGTACAGCACCACAAGGGCCGTGGGGGAAACATCTTGAATTTCCTCATTGCTTCCCAGCTAAATTAACCTACATTTTatgcttttttttatatatatatatatatgtttgtttcacactatgttgaggtaaaaatcgGAGAATAATGTATggatggatgtcaaccccaacacaTGTCATTGTCACCAATCAAATGCATTacagttaaaacattttttttaaaagactGACTACCTCCTCCATTGATTTtgtgtatgctagctatgctaatcAGTTAGCATTAAGCAGTCAGTTCTTCTAgacatgaaaataaaaaaaaacttccAATTGTTacgcaacaaaaaaaacagacaaaTATATCCAGAACAGACTTCAGTAACGACATGGTGGTTCTGTTACAATACATAAAATCATGATGGATTTTTTTacaaatatccactttgttaaatcagatttgttgaatgtgcgccAATCTGATCAACGGAACGGTCTGTGTTCAAACAAAACCCCCTTTACCACATCTTTGTGGAACAGATGaaatggggatacctagtcagttgtacaactgaatactttttgcatttaacccaactcctctgaatcagagaggtggggggggggggggctgccttaatcgacatccacatcttcggcgcccggggaacagtgggttaactgtcttgttcaggggcagaatgacagatttataccttgtcagctcggagattcgatccagcaacctttcagttactggcccaacgctctaaccaccaggctacctacctcaccccctctaaccaccaggctacctacctcaccccctctaaccaccaggctacctacctcaccccctctaaccactaggctacccgcctcccccctctaaccactaggctacccgcctcccccctctaaccactaggctacctgcctcccccctctaaccactaggctacctgcctcccccctctaaccactaggctacctgccgcccccctctaaccactaggctacctgcctcccccctctaaccactaggctacctacctccaccctctaaccactaggctacctgcctcccccctctaaccactaggctacctgtctcccccctctaaccactaggctacccgcctcccccctctaaccactaggctacccgcctcccccctctaaccactaggctacccgcctcccccctctaaccactaggctacctgcctcccccctctaaccactaggctacctgcctcccccctctaaccactaggctacctgccgcccccctctaaccactaggctacctgcctcccccctctaaccactaggctacctacctccaccctctaaccactaggctacctgcctcccccctctaaccactaggctacctgcctcccccctctaaccactaggctacctaccgcccccctctaacgactaggctacctacctcccccctctaaccactaggctacctgcctcccccctctaaccactaggctacctgccgccccatatatgAATGGTGTATGTGTTTCTTTATTGATACACTATGTGAAACAGATGAAGTATGGTGTATCTGACACCACTCACTCTTTACCCTACTCTACGGCTGGTATCGACAGTTGGCATGGGTTACAGTTGGCACGGGTTACAGTTGGCACGGGTTACAGTTGGCATGGGTTACAGTTGGCACGGGTTACAGTTGGCACGGGTTACAGTTGGCACGGGTTACAGTTGGCACGGAGATGAAGACACAGATCTCTGTTCTTCACTTGGGATTGTTATGATAATGGTTTACATCAAAGAGTTCAACATACTGTTGTGATGTGAAAAGGCTGTCTCTAAGGATGCTGGTCGAAAGTGAGTATTGAAACCGTATTATATCTGGTGTCTAGTCCTGGCTAAGCATTCATCTATGTGTATTTTCTGTGGGATCAGCAGCGCTTGTATAGTCTGGGAcagaggtggcaccacaggtTCAAAAATGGTGTGGAAAAATTCATACTGTTTTCTTTtctggggcctggagtttttcctgatctcaTGACCTGGTCgggtaaattattattattattattatgatataTATAGCTTCCCTTTTCATCTGTCCTATGACTATATGGCTGGGGTGTGAATTGGAAATTATTCCTGGTCTACACAGACACATGTTCATAGTGTCTGTGTAGACTTCTGCTCTGTGGCGGAAGTTGTAGAATCTTTACTTTTGTGCCACAAACGTTTGTGAATAATCACCAACAGTGGAAATAATATGCCAACATTACTGGACTAACAAACTGACTGACTAACTTTTCCAGGAACAGTATGCCTTGGGTAGAAGCAGCAAATCATTTCATATTCTTTATCTTGTGCCAAACACATTTATTCACTGAGTCTACATTATTAACGTTAGCTGCTGGCTACATGATTGCATCAAtctagccagctaatgttagccagctagctatctagctacgcTACTAAAGCTAACGTTAGTAGTTTTGTGAGCTAGCGATAGATTGGATCGTTCTAGCTAGTTTTAGAGGATGACTAAACTGCTTTAATTAACacatacacagtgccttcagaaagtattgatacCCCATGATgtattccacatttttgttgAGTTACAGCTGTGTTTGAAATTTacagctcgactgagggaccttacagataattgtatgtgtggggtacagagatgaggtagtcgttcAGAAATCgtgtttaacactattattgcttacagagtgagtccatttatactcctgaaatgatttaggcttgccataacaaaggggatgaatacttaatgactcaagacatttcagctttcattttaaTTTTGAAAACATGATTACcatggcttgcgaaagtattcacccccttggcatttttcctattttgttgccttacaacctggaaacaAAATGGATTTTTAGGGGTTTGTATCATGTGATTTACATAACATGCctcccactttgaagatgcaaaatattttttcttgtgaaacaacaagaaataagacaaaaaaacagaaaacttgagcgtgcgtaactattcacccccccaaagtcaatactttgtagagccatcttttacagcaattacagctgcaagtctcttggggtatgtctctataagcttggcacatctagccactgggatttttgcccattcttcaaggcaaaactgctccagctccttcaagttggatgggttccgctggtgtacagcaattttaagtcataccacagattctcaattggattgaggtctgagctttgactaggccatcccaagacatttaaatgtttccccttaaactgctcgagtgttgctttagcagtatgcttagggacctccgtcccagtctcaaatctctggaagactgaaacagatttCCCCCCAAAATATCCCTGTACTTAACGCCAattatcattccttcaattctgaccagtttcccagtccctgccgatgaaaaacatccccacagcatgatgctgccatagttgttctcggggtgatgagaggggttgggtttgcgccagacatagcgttttccttgatggccgaAAAGCTCAATTTCAGTTTcatttgaccagagtaccttcttccatatgtttcgggtgtctcccacatgccttttggcgaacaccaaacgtgtttgcttatttttttcttttttaagcaATTTcttttttctgtccactcttccataaagcccagttctgtggagtgtactgcttaaACTGGTCCTATTGACAGATagtccaatctccgctgtggagctctgcagctccttcagggttatttttgtttccttgttgcctctctgattaatgccctccttgcctggtccgtgagttttggtgggcggccctctcttggcaggtttgttgtggtgccatattctttacatttttaataatggatttaatagtgctccgtgggatgttcaaagtttcggatatttttttataacccaaccctgatctgtacttctccacaactttgtccctgacctgtttggagagctccttggtcttcatggtgctgatTGCTTGGTGTTGCCCCTTGGCTTAGTAGTGTTGCAGActatggggcctttcagaacaggtgtatatatactgagatcatgtgacagatcatgtgacacttagattgcacacaggtggactttatttaactaattatgtgacttctgaaggtaattggttgcaccagatcttatttaggggcttcatagcaaagggggtgaatacatatgcacgcaccacctttccgtttaaaaaaaagacatgtttttttaaacaagttatttttttcatttcacttcaccaatttggactattttgtgtatgttcattacatgaaatcccaaataaaaatccatttaaattacaggttgtaatgcaacaaaataggaaaaacgccaagggggatgaatacttttgcaaggcactgtacacttTGAattgatggggtattgtgtgtaggcctatgACGTGAACTAATAAATATCTGGTAAACGCGTTTGGTGCTGCTGCTTTTTGAAAATGTTATGGCGGCGCCATTTCAGATTGAAAACTACTGGGGCAAATGCTGTTTCGCTACACACGTTTTCCTGCGGCTCTGATCTGGGTACCGGTCTCTGTAAAATTCCACTCCTCGTACTCTGTGTCATGTACAATGTACTAGCTGAACCAGAGACTGGCAACCAGGCTAGCGTTTTGTATGCCTGAGACAATAAAGTTGATCTTATCTTTTAGTGAAGTCAAATCAGCTCGCTAAGGTACTCTTTCATACTATCTCTGTCTATGTAGTCCTGTATGTAGAGATCGATACACCACACAGATACAAAGAAACAGTATACAGTTACATACTGTGGAGAAAGTACTTAAATCTGTTCTGCTCTCAAATCGTGTCTTCTCCCTCAGGTGCGGTGAACCTTCCGTCCGTTGCCGTGGGGATGCTGGTGGGTGGAGTCATCATGAAGAGGACAGGTctctctctgaagaccatccctCGTTTCTCTGTCGCCATGCTCACCATCTCTGTCATCCTCAtcatccctctcttcttcatGGGCTGTCCCACACAGAGGGTGGCGAATGTCAACTACACACCCCATGGGTGAGTCAGAGAAGGGATCTGCATCTTTGCCAAACAGTTACATATTTGGAGGGCCTTGTCCTGACTGATTGAGCCATGTCCTGGCTGATTGGGCCATGTCCTGGCTGATTGGGCCATGTCCTGACTGATTGGGCCATGTCCTGACTGATTGGGCCATGTCCTGACTGATTGGGCCATGTAGCCTTGGTTGATTGGGCCATGTCCTGACTGATTGGGCCATGTAGCCCTGGTTGATTGGGCCATGTCCTGACTGATTGGGCCATGTAGCCCTGGTTGGTTGGGCCATTTGCCCTGGCTGATTGGACCATGTCCTGGCTGATTAGGCCATGTAGCCCTGATTGATTGGGCCATGTATTGGTTGGTTGGGCCATGTGCCCTGGCTGATTGGGCCATGTCTTGGTTGATTGGGCCATGTAGCCCTGGTTGATTGGGCCATGTCTTGGTTGGTTGGGCCATGTGCCCTGGCTGATTGGGACATGTCCTGGCTGATTAGGCCATGTAGCCCTGGTTGATTGTGCCATGTCTTGGTTGATTGGGCCATGTAGCCCTGGTTGATTGGGCCATGTTGCCCTGGTTGATTGGGCCCTGGTTGATTGGGCCATGTAGCCCTGGTTGATTGGGCCATGTGCCCTGGTTGATTGGGCCATGTAGCCCTGGTTGATTGGGCCATGTAGCCCTGGTGGTTTGGGCCACGTCAGTGGATTGGGCCGTGTCCTGGTTGATTGGGTCATCTCCTGGTTGACTATATGGTTTCATGGGACAAGGATTTTGTTGACCTATTCATGAAGTCTCCACTATTTTCTCTTTAATAATGATACTGTTTGATTGTGCCATGTCCTGGCTGATTGTGCCATGTCCTGGCTGATTGTGCCATGTCCTGGCTGATTGGGCCATGTCCTGTTTGATTGGGCCATGTCCTGTTTGATTGGGCCATGTCCTGGCTGATTGGGTCATGTCCTGTTTGATTGTGCCATGTCCTGTTTGATTGTGCCATGTCCTGGTTGATTGGGTCATGTCCTGGTTGATTGGGTCAAGTCCTGTTTGATTGGGCCATGCCCTGGCTGATTGGGCCATGTCCTGTTTGATTGGGCCATGTCCTGTTTGATTGGGCCATGTCCTGTTTGATTGGGCCATGTCCTGGCTGATTGGGCCATGTGTCCTGGCTGATTGGGCCATGTGCCCTGGCTGATTGGGCCATGTGTCCTGGCTGATTGGGCCCTTTCCTGGTTCATTTTTCCCTGTCCTGGCTGATtgggctgttgttgatgtgtatgttTGTAGTTTGTCATTTTGGGGATGCtgtgttactgtctctgtagttTGAATGTTTTTAATACATGGAGTTCTAGGGAGGTCATGAGGTCATGAGGTCATGAGGACAGAAGCATTTTAATTCATTGGATAAAAAAAGAGCCTGGTGAAACAGTTGCACAAGCCCATCAGTTATAATATTGTCAGGTCTTGAGGACATTGAACTTCATTTATGTTTCCTTTTGATATTACACAAGCAAACATACGGAGCCTTGTGAACTTTGCAGAAGACAACGCTAATTAACTAGCCACTTGTGGACACTAAGACCAGGCTACTGTTTGGCGCTGTGCCACTGGTGAACCCAAACAACTAGGGATGTTGTTACTACAGTACAACACCAAACAGAGGCTAATGAACAACATGTAACATTAACAGGAACCCTGGTGTTTACCCCATAACCCCGTATCTCGGTTGTCTTCTGTTATGTGGTTTGGCACTGAACTCTACTGATGAACTTCACTCCACCCAGAACTCTGCTGTGATCCCATAACCATTATATAAACAGTGGAAATGccattttcacactactgagccgagCCGAGCTTAGCCAAGCCTAGCTAGCCTTGTACTCATCTGGCCTGCTTGGCACCGTGCTGGAAAGGTCCATATGAAAAACCAATATCTGAGCCAGCTCAGCACAATAATGTAGAAAAAGGGTATAACTCTATTGTGACACCCTAACTCATTCTCTAAACATCTTCTCCCCCGTCCCACAGGTTTCTGACCACCTGTTATTCCAACTGCTCCTGTCCGGCTAACGCCTTTAACCCGGTGTGTGGATCTGACAACACTGAGTACCTGTCTCCCTGCCACGCAGGCTGCAAAGAGTACACCAAAGACCCCAAGAATAAATTCAGGGTTCTGGTACGTGGCCATTTAATCTCAGGCTTCTGATGTGTGTGCATTCATCTGCTTTGATTGCAGAAAGATAAGTCCAAAGGAAGTTAGGGAAGTGATATGGCATAACTGAACCAATGGTAATgttacagatgtaagatcttcatTTTATCACCCAGTGAATGTCCtgtacagcaggaaatgcaaacttgtaatgtaaagtactacttaagtaatttttggggggggtatctgtactttactatttatatttttgacaactttaacttcactacattcctaaagaaaataatgtactttttactccatacattttccctgacacccaaaagtattcgttacattttgaatgcttagcaggacaggaaaatggtccaattcacacacttatccagagaacatccctggtcatccttactgcctctgatctggtggactcactaaacacatacttcatttgtaaattatgtctgagtgttggagcatgcccctggctatccgttaaTGAAGAAAACAAGAAATGGTGCCATCTTtattgcttaatataaggaattttaaatgatttatacttttacgtttgatacttaagtatattaaaaaccaaatacttttagacttttactcaagtggtatTTTACTGGGAGATTCACTTTcgcttgagtcattttctattaaggtatctttacttttactcaagtaagacaattgggtactttttttcACCACCgattgtagtgtattcaaggttttaaaaagCTTCTAAAGattccacttaaaaatgtcagacttgatttgccctaacaaaacaATGTATCAACCCCCTTACAAAAATAtctattcattataatccacaaaataattcacatttcctgttactgCAGGGCCATGTCCTGGTATTTTCCTACTGTAAGAAACtggtcaaatgaagatcctatatctgtaagGTCTAAATCGTCAACTGTTTGTATTGGTTAAACTGATTAAACCCAGTCTAGGAGAGTGTATTGGTCAGCAAGGCAGCCAGCCAGACATAGTGCTATGTGTCTGACTGTGTGCTACAGtctctacctacagtacagctacagctaCATGACATGGATGGTTAACAATCAATGGGCCAGTCCGATCCATCTGTAATCAGCCCTGGGACACAGGAAGTGTTTTCAGTGGAGTTAAACCACTTGTAGATGTTGCGGTAGTAGAGTAATCCACAAGCAGGAGGACTGTGGCAAGGCTAATAGTTATATTGACTTGACTTAGTGTATATAATAGTCAATGCATGGTCATTGTGTTGAATAGTTGAATTAGTTAGACTTCAATTCAGACCAAGACTTAACTGTAGTTAACATTTGATTACAGTACTTTCAAATCAGTATAGGGTATCGGTCGTTCACAATTTAGCCGTTGTCATTTGTACATTTTGCTTCTTGTATCTGAGAAATGTATGGCATAATGTATATGTTGTCTATCTTTTATATATTGACACTGGTGTCTCCTGTGTTCTTCTACTGTAGAAGTACACAGACTGTATCTGTATAGCTTACAGACAGGGTAGTGGTGGGGGTACTGCCCGCCCCGGTCCTTGCCCCAACCAATGTCCTCACTATCTACTTCCTGTTATGTTCCTCATCTCTCTGGCCGGGTTGATCGCCTCCCTAACACACAATCCCATCTATATGATGGTCCTCaggtaacctctctctctctctctctctctctaacccacaaTCCCATCTATATGATGGTCCTCaggtaacctctctctctctctctctctaacacacaatcCCATCTAAATGATGGTCCTCAGgtaacctctttctctctctctaacacacaatcCCATCTATATGATGGTCCTCaggtaacctctctctctctctctctctctctaacacacaatcCCATCTAAATGATGGTCCTCAGgtaacctctttctctctctctaacacacaatcCCATCTATATGATGGTCCTCaggtaacctctctctctctctctctctctctaacacacaatcCCATCTATATGATGGTCCTCaggtaacctctctctctctctctctctaacacacaatcCCATCTATATGAtggaatatattttgatttgtttaacactttttttggttactacatgatgattccatatgtgttatttcatagtttttatgtcttcactattattctacaatgtagaaaatagtaaaaaataaagaaaaacccttgaatgagtagctgtgtccaaacctttgactggtagtgAATATGATGGTCCTTAGCTAAATAATGACTGGATAAAGTGTAATTTCATTTAATTGttcattttaatttgatttgatgtgaaatACTCCTCATGAGTAGCACAAAGTCCATAGAGAAGAAAACAATGAACATGCCTATTTAAGctaaaacataattttttttttttttttttaatgtaatctaTCTTACTTTGCTTGAATTGTTTCAGAACTGTTCCCCATGAAGATAAATCCTTTGCCATAGGAGTCCAGTTTTTGCTCATGAGAGTGCTTGGTAAGTGTCCTCTTTCAGATGTATTCTTCATAAAGACAGATGTTCCTAAAGAAACACACAATGGAACATAATAATATATCAAATCCACCGCTCCAGGATATGACCCGTCTTCCAGGATATGACCCGTCTTCCAGGATATGACCCGTCTTCTAGGATATGACCCGTCTTCCAGGATATGACCCGTCTTCTAGGATATGACCCGTCTTCTAGGATATGACCCGTCTTCCAGGATATGACCCGTCTTCCAGGATATGACCCGTCTTCTAGGATATGACCCGTCTTCCAGGATATGACCCGTCTTCCAGGATATGACCCGTCTTCCAGGATATGACCCGTCTTCCAGGATATGACCCGTCGTCTAGGATATGACCCGTCTTCCAGGATATGACCCGTCTTCCAGGATATGACCCGTCTTCCAGGATATGACCCGTCGTCTAGGATATGACCCGTCTTCCAGGATATGACCCGTCTTCCAGGATATGACCCGTCTTCCAGGATATGACCCGTCATACCAGGATATGACCCGTCTTCCAGGATATGACCCGTCTTCCAGGATATGACCCGTCTTCTAGGATATGACCCGTCTTCCAGGATATGACCCGTCTTCCAGGATATGACCCGTCTTCTAGGATATGACCCGTCTTCCAGGATATGACCCGTCTTCCAGGATATGACCCGTCTTCCAGGATATGACCCGTCATACCAGGATATGACCCGTCTTCCAGGATATGACCCGTCTTCCAGGATATGACCCGTCTTCCAGGATATGACCCGTCTTCTAGGATATGACCCGTCTTCCAGGATATGACCCGTCTTCCAGGATATGACCCGTCTTCTAGGATATGACCCGTCTTCCAGGATATGACCCGTCTTCCAGGATATGACCCGTCTTCCAGGATATGACCCGTCTTCCAGGATATGACCCGACTTCCAGGATATGACCCGTCTTCCAGGATATGACCCGTCTTCCAGGATATGACCCGTCTTCTAGGATATGACCCGTCTTCCAGGATATGACCCGTCTTCCAGGATATGACCCGTCTTCTAGGATATGACCCGTCTTCCAGGATATGACCCGTCTTCCAGGATATGACCCGTCATACCAGGATATGACCCGTCTTCCAGGATATGACCCGTCTTCCAGGATATGACCCGTCTTCCAGGATATGACCCGTCTTTATCATCCGTCAGTGTAGTGTTACAGTGCCCTCTAGTGGATGACAACTGATGTGAACTATATTGAAATGCCGTTATTCTCTATGAACAATGTTATTGTTTAGAGTTATGTCTAAGATAATGTCCATATTATTGTATTATAACAGCCTGGTTACCAGCCCTATTCAGCATGGTCATCCTCAGCTCCTGTATATAATGTTATGTATTGTGTGATCCTCCTCTATTCTAGCCTGGTTACCAGCCCTATTCAGCATGGTCATCCTCAGCTCCTGTATATAATGTTATGTATTGTGTGATCCTCCTCTATTCTAGCCTGGTTACCAGCCCCAGCCCTGTTCGGCATTGTCATCGACAGCTCCTGTATCTGGTGGAAATATTCCTGTGATAACCGACTGGGCTGTGGTTACTATGACAATAACATCCTGAGGAACAGGTGAGAAAAAAGTCTTATACAACTATTGTCATGCCTCATTTATACAAGTGAGAATGATTCATTGATTAAtgtattggttgattgattgattggttggttgactggattggttgattggtttCCCTGTAGGTACCTGGGTCTACAGGTGGGAATGTGATATTTACAGTCATGCTAAACTAGCTCTAACCCTCCTGCCTTATCGTATCTCTGCAGATACCTGGGCTTGCAGGTGGGCTTCAAGTTGATGGGGATCTTCCTGCTTGGGGTGGTGGGCTGGAAGGTCCTGAGGACCAGGGAGTACAGCCTGGAGAAGAGGCCTGATGGACCACTCTGA
Protein-coding sequences here:
- the LOC115158886 gene encoding solute carrier organic anion transporter family member 2A1 isoform X1 — translated: MKKPTSVFSNIKLFVLCHGLLQLTQLLYSSYFKSTITTIERRFGLSSFSSGTISSLHEVGNTILIVFVSYLGSRVHRPRLIGLGGLLMSISALILALPHFLSEPYDYDSVIHDRQDLCSVQSTNHTTEACGKTEIKRIADTNNLWMLMAIAQLLFGVGSVPIQPFGISYVDDFAGRGNSPLYIAILFALSVFGPAFGFLLGSVMLRIYVDVDRTGSVTNAELTPTDPRWVGAWWMGLLISSASLALTSIPYFFFPRSMPLESNSGTETTIQNEDSKKPEFSMLDFLKMFPRLFVRLLLSPLFLLLVLSQCCFSSVIAGLATFLTKFLERQYSTTAAYSSLLIGAVNLPSVAVGMLVGGVIMKRTGLSLKTIPRFSVAMLTISVILIIPLFFMGCPTQRVANVNYTPHGFLTTCYSNCSCPANAFNPVCGSDNTEYLSPCHAGCKEYTKDPKNKFRVLKYTDCICIAYRQGSGGGTARPGPCPNQCPHYLLPVMFLISLAGLIASLTHNPIYMMVLRTVPHEDKSFAIGVQFLLMRVLAWLPAPALFGIVIDSSCIWWKYSCDNRLGCGYYDNNILRNRYLGLQVGFKLMGIFLLGVVGWKVLRTREYSLEKRPDGPL